In the Camelus dromedarius isolate mCamDro1 chromosome 13, mCamDro1.pat, whole genome shotgun sequence genome, one interval contains:
- the CFAP97D2 gene encoding uncharacterized protein CFAP97D2 isoform X2, whose amino-acid sequence MSRQACHLTPPRTGERQQRTWEKAYQDHRRKVQEAQPLVDTRAPLTLGHLHLKLKKLKLEEGRLSVIDRDNRLLLEKVSCIMRTRGQASSRSACTRRRQGEERSEASQSAERRQDHFGKDHRLGTILSHSKTAGIPRASRNTEGRGTETEI is encoded by the exons ATGTCTCGCCAAGCCTGCCACCTGACGCCCCCCCGCACTGGGGAGCGCCAGCAGCGCACGTGGGAGAAGGCCTACCAGGACCACAGGAGGAAG GTCCAGGAAGCCCAGCCGCTCGTGGACACCCGGGCCCCGCTGACTCTCGGCCACCTGCACCTGAAACTCAAGAAGCTCAAg ctggaggaggggcGGCTGTCCGTCATCGACAGGGACAACCGTCTGCTGCTGGAGAAGGTGTCCTGCATCATGAGGACCAGGGGGCAGGCCAGCAGCAGGAGCGCCTGCACACGCAGGAG ACAGGGGGAAGAGAGATCAGAAGCATCACAGAGTGCAGAGAGAAGACAAGATCATTTTGGAAAGGATCACAGACTCGGAACCATCCTGTCCCACTCAAAGACGGCTGGGATCCCGAGAGCCAGCAGAAACACCGAGGGAAGAG GAActgaaactgaaatttag
- the CFAP97D2 gene encoding uncharacterized protein CFAP97D2 isoform X3 has translation MSRQACHLTPPRTGERQQRTWEKAYQDHRRKVQEAQPLVDTRAPLTLGHLHLKLKKLKLEEGRLSVIDRDNRLLLEKVSCIMRTRGQASSRSACTRRRN, from the exons ATGTCTCGCCAAGCCTGCCACCTGACGCCCCCCCGCACTGGGGAGCGCCAGCAGCGCACGTGGGAGAAGGCCTACCAGGACCACAGGAGGAAG GTCCAGGAAGCCCAGCCGCTCGTGGACACCCGGGCCCCGCTGACTCTCGGCCACCTGCACCTGAAACTCAAGAAGCTCAAg ctggaggaggggcGGCTGTCCGTCATCGACAGGGACAACCGTCTGCTGCTGGAGAAGGTGTCCTGCATCATGAGGACCAGGGGGCAGGCCAGCAGCAGGAGCGCCTGCACACGCAGGAG GAActga
- the CFAP97D2 gene encoding uncharacterized protein CFAP97D2 isoform X1, whose protein sequence is MSRQACHLTPPRTGERQQRTWEKAYQDHRRKVQEAQPLVDTRAPLTLGHLHLKLKKLKLEEGRLSVIDRDNRLLLEKVSCIMRTRGQASSRSACTRRRQGEERSEASQSAERRQDHFGKDHRLGTILSHSKTAGIPRASRNTEGRGTRGSFFLLKP, encoded by the exons ATGTCTCGCCAAGCCTGCCACCTGACGCCCCCCCGCACTGGGGAGCGCCAGCAGCGCACGTGGGAGAAGGCCTACCAGGACCACAGGAGGAAG GTCCAGGAAGCCCAGCCGCTCGTGGACACCCGGGCCCCGCTGACTCTCGGCCACCTGCACCTGAAACTCAAGAAGCTCAAg ctggaggaggggcGGCTGTCCGTCATCGACAGGGACAACCGTCTGCTGCTGGAGAAGGTGTCCTGCATCATGAGGACCAGGGGGCAGGCCAGCAGCAGGAGCGCCTGCACACGCAGGAG ACAGGGGGAAGAGAGATCAGAAGCATCACAGAGTGCAGAGAGAAGACAAGATCATTTTGGAAAGGATCACAGACTCGGAACCATCCTGTCCCACTCAAAGACGGCTGGGATCCCGAGAGCCAGCAGAAACACCGAGGGAAGAGGTACCCGTGGTTCCTTCTTCTTGTTAAAGCCATAG